One segment of Rosa chinensis cultivar Old Blush chromosome 6, RchiOBHm-V2, whole genome shotgun sequence DNA contains the following:
- the LOC112173057 gene encoding cytochrome P450 94A1 yields the protein MFLELLAFSPFLLLPLLFFILRLFGNSKTNGNSKLPKSYPIIGSFLALYKNYANRLLWFTELLQDSPTSTITMHHSLGRHFVVTANPTVVQHILKTKFHIYQKGESFRTTLHDLFGDGLFNADGDNWKFQRQLSSHEFNTKSLRKFVEEVVDTELYNRLIPILSTSSSQRTVLDFQDILQRFAFDNICRIGFGYDPEYLLPSLPQAKFAVAFDDAVQISEERFNSMRPVWKIKRALGIGSESRLHRAVSDVREFAKTIVREKKRELDEKKTLESHDLLSRFLNSGHSEENFVTDIVITFILAGKDTTSAALTWFFWLISNHPNVESRILKEINEKTESEAGYDEAKDMVYTQAALCESMRLYPPVPRDVKEAVDDDVLPDGTKVKKGMTVVYHIYAMGRMEQIWGKDWAEFRPERWLEHDMATENWRFVAKDSFSYPVFQAGPRICLGKEMAFLQMKRVVGEVLKRFKVVPEKRENGKEPDMLTYLTVKMKGGFPVTVVERD from the coding sequence ATGTTTCTCGAGCTGTTAGccttctccccctttctcctcctcccctTGCTTTTCTTCATCCTCAGGCTTTTCGGCAACTCGAAAACCAACGGCAACAGCAAGCTCCCCAAATCATACCCAATAATCGGTTCTTTCCTAGCCCTCTACAAGAACTATGCCAATAGACTCCTATGGTTCACTGAGCTTCTCCAAGACTCGCCCACATCTACTATTACCATGCACCATTCTCTGGGCCGCCACTTTGTGGTCACCGCCAACCCGACTGTGGTCCAACACATCCTCAAGACAAAGTTCCACATCTACCAAAAGGGCGAGTCCTTCCGCACAACTCTCCACGACCTCTTCGGCGACGGCCTTTTCAACGCCGACGGTGACAATTGGAAGTTCCAGCGGCAGCTCTCTAGCCATGAATTCAACACAAAGTCGCTCAGGAAATTCGTGGAAGAGGTGGTGGACACTGAGCTGTACAATCGGCTGATTCCCATTCTATCCACATCTTCCAGCCAACGAACCGTTCTCGATTTCCAAGACATTCTCCAGCGGTTCGCCTTCGACAACATTTGCCGGATCGGGTTCGGTTACGACCCGGAGTATCTCCTTCCTTCTCTGCCGCAAGCTAAATTCGCTGTGGCGTTCGACGATGCGGTCCAGATCAGTGAAGAAAGGTTCAATTCCATGCGCCCGGTGTGGAAGATCAAACGAGCTCTCGGAATCGGATCGGAAAGCCGTCTCCACCGTGCCGTCTCCGACGTCCGAGAGTTTGCGAAGACCATCGTCAGGGAAAAGAAGCGCGAACTAGACGAGAAGAAGACTCTAGAGTCTCACGATTTGTTGTCTCGATTCTTGAACTCCGGCCACTCCGAAGAGAACTTTGTCACCGACATCGTCATCACCTTCATCCTCGCCGGAAAGGATACGACCTCGGCTGCTCTGACCTGGTTCTTCTGGCTAATCTCAAACCATCCCAACGTCGAAAGCCGAATTCTCAAGGAGATCAATGAGAAAACGGAGAGCGAAGCTGGATATGACGAAGCCAAGGACATGGTGTACACACAAGCGGCGCTCTGCGAGAGCATGAGGCTGTACCCGCCAGTTCCGAGGGACGTCAAAGAGGCGGTAGACGACGACGTTTTGCCGGACGGGACTAAAGTGAAGAAGGGGATGACAGTGGTTTACCACATATACGCGATGGGGAGGATGGAGCAGATATGGGGCAAGGATTGGGCCGAGTTCCGACCCGAGAGGTGGTTGGAGCATGACATGGCGACGGAGAATTGGCGGTTCGTGGCGAAGGACTCATTTAGCTACCCGGTGTTTCAGGCGGGGCCGAGGATCTGTTTGGGGAAGGAGATGGCATTTTTGCAGATGAAAAGGGTGGTGGGTGAGGTTTTGAAGAGGTTTAAGGTTGTACCGGAGAAGAGGGAGAATGGGAAGGAGCCGGATATGCTTACCTACCTTACCGTAAAAATgaaaggtgggtttccggtgACCGTTGTGGAGAGGGATTGA
- the LOC112171537 gene encoding uncharacterized protein LOC112171537: MHWLKVNTDGSFRDNSTAGFGGIFRDYEGQFRGAFAKNVEILSAIDAEVLAVIEALRIAWVKSWTHIWLETDSMLVVQYFKNPKLVPWRVRRAWSNCLSSTRMIHFRVFHTFPEGNTVADALANHGALNVGYSWWDDLPSFIAGHYGRDLSSMVYYRFR, encoded by the coding sequence ATGCATTGGTTGAAGGTGAATACAGATGGTTCTTTTCGAGACAATAGCACAGCTGGATTTGGGGGGATATTTAGAGATTATGAGGGTCAGTTTAGAGGAGCTTTTGCTAAAAACGTGGAGATTCTCAGTGCAATTGATGCGGAAGTGTTGGCAGTTATTGAGGCTTTGAGGATTGCTTGGGTTAAGAGTTGGACTCACATCTGGCTCGAAACCGACTCCATGCTGGTGGTTCAATATTTCAAGAATCCAAAGTTAGTTCCATGGAGGGTACGGAGGGCATGGTCTAACTGTTTGTCTTCCACCCGTATGATCCATTTTCGAGTCTTTCATACTTTCCCGGAGGGGAACACTGTAGCTGATGCTCTTGCTAATCATGGTGCGCTCAATGTGGGTTATAGCTGGTGGGATGACCTTCCATCCTTTATTGCTGGTCATTATGGGCGCGACCTGTCTTCTATGGTTTATTATAGATTTCGGTGA
- the LOC112169616 gene encoding probable inactive purple acid phosphatase 27, whose translation MSYFLVYLILYMLASTLFREYIDSGSVYILADSGGEVGVPYETYFPMPTPAKDKPWYSIEQGSVHITMISTEHDWTKNSEQYQWMKKDMASVDRSKTPWLIFMGHRPMYTSAPGFLSVDEKFIDKVEPLLLASIVTS comes from the exons ATGTCATATTTTCTTGTTTACTTAATTCTATATATGCTTGCTTCTACACTTTTCAGGGAATATATAGACTCTGGATCAGTGTACATTCTTGCAGATTCAGGTGGGGAAGTTGGAGTTCCCTATGAGACTTACTTTCCAATGCCAACCCCAGCAAAGGATAAACCATGGTATTCCATAGAACAAGGAAGCGTCCACATCACAATGATTTCAACAGAGCATGACTGGACCAAAAATTCTGAGCAG TATCAATGGATGAAAAAGGACATGGCTTCAGTTGATCGATCTAAAACTCCTTGGTTGATATTTATGGG GCATAGACCAATGTATACATCTGCCCCTGGATTCCTGAGTGTTGATGAGAAATTCATTGACAAAGTTGAACCATTACTTCTGGCAAGCATAGTAACATCCTAG